The following coding sequences lie in one Hyphobacterium sp. CCMP332 genomic window:
- the yihA gene encoding ribosome biogenesis GTP-binding protein YihA/YsxC has translation MTAEPGRSSSGRGRALFVRPCEFIKGAVDLAGLPPADMPEIAFWGRSNVGKSSLINALTNRKQLARSSGEPGRTRELNFFDLGGAIRLVDLPGYGFAKAPKKTAQVWTRLTEAFLKGRPNLKRVYLLIDARHGLKPTDETMMDGLDEAAVSYQIILTKADKLKPGELAKMEADTLKQIAKRAAAFPELIPTSSTKKSGLDDLRDAIAAFTPEFSG, from the coding sequence CTGACCGCCGAGCCCGGACGCTCCAGCTCCGGGCGCGGCCGTGCGCTTTTCGTCCGCCCCTGCGAGTTTATCAAAGGTGCCGTCGATCTCGCCGGACTGCCGCCGGCCGACATGCCCGAGATTGCCTTCTGGGGCCGGTCGAATGTCGGCAAATCCAGCCTGATCAACGCCCTGACCAATCGCAAGCAGCTGGCCCGCTCCTCAGGCGAGCCCGGCCGCACGCGAGAGCTCAATTTCTTTGATCTGGGCGGCGCGATCCGCCTTGTCGATCTGCCGGGTTATGGCTTCGCCAAGGCACCCAAGAAGACGGCCCAGGTCTGGACACGGCTGACCGAGGCCTTCCTCAAGGGACGCCCGAATCTCAAGCGCGTCTATTTGCTGATTGATGCCCGCCACGGCCTGAAACCCACTGACGAGACAATGATGGACGGCCTCGACGAAGCCGCCGTCAGCTATCAGATCATTCTGACCAAGGCCGACAAGTTGAAGCCGGGCGAGCTGGCGAAAATGGAAGCCGATACGCTGAAGCAGATTGCCAAGCGCGCCGCGGCTTTCCCCGAGCTGATCCCGACCTCGTCGACCAAAAAATCCGGCCTTGATGATCTTCGCGATGCGATTGCCGCGTTTACGCCGGAATTTTCCGGATAA
- a CDS encoding DUF1036 domain-containing protein translates to MMFRAVLFLSLLIPAMPAQAADICNETSFIVEAALGWATPDREIAVEGWTRIRPGECVETGPSIDPDSDEPLLFYARSTAAYLGGVREWGGQLDLCVGASDFAVEGVSDCDALGLDRRGFDILRGEHRFRTILVEPADFGEDAQEAGTQRLLRDAGYDIRSIDGLEGRRTTRAISAFVQAESLPRTPPRPELIDALEAAALRRNAEAGLILCNETEGRIAVALGRERDEVWEARGWWRLDAGGCARLIADHLTQANAFYYAERTGELGGTLQGGTEEFCFSPSRFVAEGRDDCAGRGYSSAGFRQIPEPLDGTSRIELTIADFRIPAQQATPEPEQP, encoded by the coding sequence ATGATGTTTCGCGCTGTTCTATTTCTGAGCTTGCTGATCCCGGCCATGCCCGCGCAGGCCGCGGATATCTGCAATGAAACCAGCTTCATCGTTGAGGCCGCCTTGGGCTGGGCCACGCCGGATCGCGAGATCGCGGTCGAAGGCTGGACGCGCATTCGCCCCGGTGAATGCGTGGAGACCGGCCCGAGCATCGATCCGGACAGCGACGAACCGCTTCTCTTCTATGCCCGCTCAACCGCCGCCTATCTCGGCGGTGTGCGCGAATGGGGTGGCCAGCTCGATCTCTGCGTCGGTGCCTCCGACTTCGCCGTCGAGGGTGTCAGCGATTGCGACGCTCTGGGGCTGGACCGCCGGGGCTTTGATATTCTGCGCGGCGAGCATCGTTTCCGCACGATCCTGGTCGAACCCGCAGATTTCGGCGAAGACGCGCAGGAGGCCGGCACACAGCGCCTGCTGCGCGATGCCGGATATGATATTCGCTCCATAGACGGGCTGGAAGGCCGCCGCACAACCCGCGCCATATCCGCCTTCGTGCAGGCCGAAAGCCTGCCACGCACACCGCCACGCCCGGAGCTGATAGACGCGCTGGAAGCCGCCGCCTTGCGCCGCAATGCCGAGGCCGGGCTCATCCTGTGCAACGAAACCGAAGGCCGGATCGCCGTCGCGCTCGGGCGCGAACGTGACGAGGTGTGGGAAGCACGTGGCTGGTGGCGGCTCGATGCCGGCGGCTGTGCGCGCCTGATCGCCGATCATCTGACGCAAGCCAATGCTTTCTACTATGCCGAACGCACCGGCGAGTTGGGCGGCACCCTGCAAGGTGGGACGGAGGAATTCTGTTTTTCACCATCGCGATTTGTGGCCGAGGGCCGCGATGACTGCGCCGGCCGCGGATATTCCAGCGCCGGCTTCCGGCAGATACCTGAACCGCTTGACGGAACCAGCCGTATAGAACTGACCATTGCCGATTTCAGAATACCGGCACAACAAGCAACGCCGGAGCCTGAACAGCCATGA